One window of the Tachypleus tridentatus isolate NWPU-2018 chromosome 10, ASM421037v1, whole genome shotgun sequence genome contains the following:
- the LOC143228186 gene encoding protein obstructor-E-like yields MRIVSVGVVVLHLAILTASQFRCPYGNGFFPDLYQCDKYYECRNGKPIEHLCDDGYVFPVKNPLYSRCDYPFNVECGERLELQPAVPSKNCPRKFGIFPHDTKCDHFWQCVDGKAILQRCSSSLVFDPNSGECSWPQNVAGCEYYHINKLTDQDGENRT; encoded by the exons ATGAGAATTGTCTCTGTCGGAGTTGTGGTCCTGCACTTGGCTATATTAA CTGCAAGCCAGTTTCGGTGTCCCTACGGAAATGGATTTTTCCCTGATCTTTATCAATGTGATAAATATTACGAATGTCGGAATGGGAAACCAATCGAACACCTGTGTGATGATGGTTATGTGTTTCCAGTGAAGAACCCGCTTTATTCGAGGTGCGACTACCCGTTCAACGTGGAGTGTGGGGAACGGCTCGAACTAC aGCCAGCTGTGCCTTCAAAAAATTGTCCCAGGAAATTTGGAATATTCCCTCACGATACAAAATGTGATCATTTCTGGCAGTGTGTTGATGGAAAGGCCATTCTACAACGATGCAGCTCCTCTCTAGTGTTTGATCCAAACAGTGGAGAATGTTCGTGGCCGCAGAACGTTGCTGGTTGTGAATACTACCATATAAACAAGCTTACG GACCAGGATGGTGAAAATAGAACTTAA